One Trichomycterus rosablanca isolate fTriRos1 chromosome 12, fTriRos1.hap1, whole genome shotgun sequence DNA window includes the following coding sequences:
- the gdap2 gene encoding ganglioside-induced differentiation-associated protein 2, with amino-acid sequence MDPLGARSQFVEVHTLPTWDQHDEVDNRDKCGESHQKDIADNLTNATNSPLSPFPFREDINKKIILFNGDVALLNCTAVVSTSNETLTDKNPISDSIQRHAGPELREELSKLKGCRTGEAKMTEGFNLAARFVIHTVGPKYKAKYRTAAESSLYSCYRNVMQLTKEHAMVSVGLCVISTAKRGYPLEDATHIALRTVRRFLENHGETIETVVFAVSDVEEAVYRKLLPLYYPSSEKEERDSLPLLPADIGNAEGEPVVPERQIRITKKPGTLEDDSGDDSEDSDLGLVGNHAFARMEGDVDKQRKLILQGQLSEAAQHKQHQRNYNRWLCRARAEDLSDIAALKALYQTGVDMCGRTVMVVVGRNIPVTLIDMEKALLYFIHVMDHITVKEYVMVYFHTLTAEHNHLDTDFLKKLYDIVDAKFKIHLKAFYFVHPTFRSKVSTWFFTTFSLPGMKEKIHHIENLQQLYTCILPEQIDIPPFVLEYDNRINGTYNTSHSSGL; translated from the exons ATGGATCCGCTGGGTGCTCGCTCTCAGTTTGTGGAGGTACACACTCTTCCCACCTGGGACCAGCATGATGAAGTGGATAACAGGGACAAGTGTGGAGAGTCTCACCAGAAGGATATCGCTGACAACCTGACAAACGCCACAAACTCTCCCCTCTCTCCCTTCCCATTTAGAGAGGATATCAACAAAAAGATTATTCTCTT CAATGGAGACGTGGCACTTTTAAACTGCACTGCTGTGGTCAGTACGAGCAACGAGACACTAACAGATAAGAACCCGATTTCAGACAGCATTCAAAGACACGCTGGTCCTGAGCTTAGGGAGGAACTGAGTAAACTGAAAG GCTGTCGGACAGGAGAGGCAAAAATGACTGAGGGCTTCAACTTGGCTGCACGCTTCGTCATTCATACAGTCGGACCCAAATATAAAGCCAAGTATCGCACAGCTGCTGAGAGCTCACTATACAGCTGCTATAGAAATGTCATGCAACTAACTAA GGAGCATGCCATGGTTtctgtgggtttgtgtgtgatcAGTACTGCAAAGAGAGGATATCCACTTGAAGATGCTACTCACATAGCCTTAA GGACGGTGCGCAGGTTCCTGGAGAATCATGGTGAAACCATAGAGACCGTGGTGTTTGCTGTGTCAGATGTTGAAGAG GCTGTTTACCGAAAGTTGCTCCCACTATACTACCCTAGCTCTGAGAAGGAAGAGAGAGACAGTCTCCCTTTATTACCTGCAGACATTGGAAATGCAGAAGGGGAACCGGTGGTGCCTGAGAGACAAATCCGCATCACTAAAAAGCCTGGTACCCTTGAAG atGACTCGGGAGATGACTCCGAGGACTCTGACTTGGGACTGGTGGGCAATCATGCTTTTGCTAGGATGGAGGGAGACGTCGATAAGCAGCGAAAGCTGATTCTCCAGGGTCAGCTCTCTGAAGCAGCCCAGCACAAACAGCATCAGAGAAA CTATAACCGCTGGCTGTGCAGAGCTCGAGCAGAGGACCtctcagacatagcagcgctcaAGGCTTTGTATCAGACTG GTGTTGACATGTGCGGCCGCACAGTAATGGTGGTTGTAGGCAGGAATATTCCAGTAACTCTTATTGACATGGAGAAG GCTTTGTTATATTTCATCCATGTAATGGATCATATCACAGTGAAGGAGTATGTGATGGTGTATTTCCACACACTTACTGCTGAACATAATCATCTAGACACAGACTTCCTTAAAAAGCTCTATGACATTGTGGATGCAAA GTTTAAGATACATCTGAAGGCTTTCTACTTTGTCCATCCAACATTTCGTTCCAAG GTTTCCACATGGTTCTTTACCACATTCAGTTTACCTGGGATGAAGGAGAAGATCCATCACATAGAGAACCTGCAGCAGCTCTACACCTGCATCCTGCCTGAGCAGATCGACATCCCTCCATTTGTGCTAGAGTATGACAACAGA ATAAATGGCACATATAACACTTCCCACTCATCAGGCCTGTAA